Proteins found in one Pantoea cypripedii genomic segment:
- a CDS encoding alpha/beta hydrolase fold domain-containing protein, which produces MSQHAYKPGETRHPLSASDLTRAPQIIAAMDQLRANFTGTMREMYDEMLAQTPIADGVVTEHINHDGIQGWWVKPQQASGKRVLVFIHGGGYTLGSARAYRGFASQLAARSGVATFVPDYPLTPESPFPAAPEAIARLPEWLAAQGLTQLALAGDSAGGALVLGLLQNPQVAANVASAVVFSPYLDLAFTGDSFNDPATHDPIFHPEILTQLAGVYLNGTSATNGLASPLYAIPKHLPPLAIQVGTDELLLDDATRYAAAAATRGGEVQLDIYEGMHHVFQSTIELEAARHALDAAAGFISRHW; this is translated from the coding sequence ATGTCACAGCATGCTTATAAACCTGGCGAAACGCGCCATCCCTTGTCTGCCAGCGATCTCACGCGTGCGCCACAAATCATCGCAGCTATGGACCAGCTGCGAGCGAACTTTACCGGCACGATGCGGGAAATGTATGACGAGATGCTGGCCCAGACGCCCATCGCCGACGGCGTGGTCACAGAACACATCAATCACGATGGGATACAGGGCTGGTGGGTGAAACCGCAGCAGGCTTCAGGTAAACGGGTGCTGGTATTTATTCATGGCGGCGGCTATACGCTGGGCAGCGCCCGTGCCTATCGCGGTTTTGCCAGCCAGTTAGCCGCCCGTAGCGGTGTTGCGACATTTGTTCCGGACTATCCCTTAACCCCCGAATCCCCTTTCCCGGCAGCACCAGAGGCCATCGCGCGACTTCCAGAATGGCTCGCAGCCCAGGGACTGACACAGCTGGCGTTAGCGGGAGACTCTGCGGGAGGTGCACTGGTGCTGGGATTGTTACAAAATCCGCAGGTGGCGGCTAATGTGGCTTCTGCCGTGGTGTTTTCGCCGTATCTCGATCTGGCATTTACCGGAGATTCCTTTAATGACCCGGCGACGCACGACCCAATATTCCATCCTGAAATACTGACCCAGCTGGCTGGGGTATATCTCAATGGCACCTCCGCCACCAACGGCTTAGCCTCACCGTTGTACGCCATACCCAAGCATTTACCCCCACTGGCAATTCAGGTGGGAACGGATGAATTATTGCTGGATGACGCCACACGTTATGCCGCCGCAGCGGCAACACGAGGCGGCGAGGTCCAGCTGGATATTTATGAAGGCATGCACCATGTCTTTCAGAGCACAATCGAGCTTGAAGCAGCGCGCCATGCGCTGGATGCCGCTGCCGGGTTTATTTCGCGCCACTGGTGA
- a CDS encoding YebG family protein, with amino-acid sequence MAVETKYVVVRKGEEKMTFANKKDADAWDKMLDMADAFTDWLLQNNPEMDESQAEAVGLQLAEQKDAVQHILRTSKLPEPASTEESTPAETAAADNGDAPEKKVRAVKVA; translated from the coding sequence ATGGCAGTCGAAACCAAATATGTTGTGGTCAGAAAGGGTGAAGAGAAAATGACGTTTGCCAATAAAAAAGACGCAGATGCCTGGGACAAGATGCTCGACATGGCTGATGCCTTCACAGACTGGCTGTTGCAAAATAATCCTGAGATGGATGAAAGCCAGGCAGAGGCAGTGGGACTGCAACTGGCGGAGCAAAAAGACGCGGTGCAGCACATTCTGCGTACCAGTAAGTTGCCAGAGCCGGCGAGCACTGAAGAATCCACGCCTGCTGAAACCGCCGCAGCGGATAATGGCGATGCACCAGAAAAGAAAGTTCGCGCCGTAAAGGTCGCCTGA
- a CDS encoding amino acid ABC transporter permease, with amino-acid sequence MKTEQRLTVVPARYPARTVGAIVALFILAGVIDSVAFNPRWEWGVFGRWFFDPVILNGLGQTLLLTLFGTVFSLIFGGLLALARLSSSWLLSSLAFGYIWLFRSLPLIVVLIILYNFSYLYDTLSFGVPFTALSWGHFQTINVLGQFPAAVIGLTLVQSAYSAEIIRGGFLGVDQGQFEAASALGLSSSRRTFRIILPQALRAIIPTAFNEVISLAKGTAMVYVLAMPELFYTIQMIYNRTQQVIPLLMVGAAWYLIITTVLSLLQHSVERWLARSVTREPQPSRWRQWRNRVATDAANEELSHVRSH; translated from the coding sequence ATGAAAACTGAACAACGTTTAACCGTGGTGCCAGCACGCTATCCGGCACGGACTGTCGGGGCCATAGTCGCGCTGTTTATCCTGGCGGGGGTGATTGATTCGGTGGCGTTTAATCCACGCTGGGAGTGGGGCGTATTTGGTCGCTGGTTTTTCGATCCGGTGATTCTCAACGGCTTAGGACAAACCCTGCTGCTGACACTTTTTGGCACGGTATTCAGCCTGATTTTTGGTGGACTGCTGGCACTGGCCCGCCTGTCGTCCTCATGGCTGCTGAGTTCGCTGGCATTCGGTTATATCTGGCTGTTCCGATCGCTGCCGCTGATTGTGGTGCTGATCATTCTGTATAACTTCTCCTATTTGTACGACACGCTCTCCTTCGGCGTTCCGTTTACGGCCTTATCGTGGGGCCATTTCCAGACCATCAACGTGCTGGGGCAATTTCCGGCCGCCGTCATTGGCCTGACACTGGTGCAAAGCGCTTACAGTGCGGAGATCATTCGCGGTGGTTTTCTCGGGGTCGATCAGGGGCAGTTCGAGGCGGCCTCAGCGCTGGGCTTATCCTCATCGCGCCGGACGTTTCGCATCATTCTGCCACAGGCACTACGCGCCATTATCCCCACCGCGTTTAATGAAGTGATCAGCCTCGCGAAAGGCACCGCGATGGTTTACGTACTGGCGATGCCGGAACTGTTTTACACCATCCAGATGATCTACAACCGTACCCAGCAGGTGATCCCGTTGCTGATGGTCGGTGCCGCCTGGTATCTGATTATCACCACCGTTTTATCGCTGTTGCAGCACAGCGTAGAACGCTGGCTGGCGCGCAGCGTCACCCGGGAACCCCAACCATCGCGCTGGCGTCAATGGCGCAATCGCGTTGCCACCGATGCCGCTAATGAGGAACTTTCCCATGTCCGAAGCCATTGA
- a CDS encoding SIR2 family protein, translated as MKPELKRAYDAGKLILFAGAGISRNLGLPEWHELIAHLANELGYDPKIFNTYGTHLSLAEYYKQRKGSLGPLRSWMDREWHRPDIDVRSSEIHTMITQGNFSRIYTTNYDRWLEMAHEAHNVPYSKVANAADLVSLTEDKRHIIKLHGDFDDDTSIVLDESSYFERLYFDSPLDIKLTHDVMGNSVLFVGYSISDFNIRLLFYRLTKMWGRTGLASARPKSYLFTNRNNPVAKEVLGQWGIEMIVSEEDDPRKALADFLQELIA; from the coding sequence ATGAAACCGGAACTGAAACGTGCTTACGATGCCGGTAAGTTGATCCTGTTTGCCGGGGCGGGAATCTCGCGCAACCTGGGTCTGCCCGAGTGGCATGAACTGATTGCACATCTCGCTAATGAACTCGGTTATGACCCGAAAATCTTCAATACCTACGGTACCCATCTTTCGCTGGCGGAATATTACAAACAACGCAAAGGGTCACTTGGTCCGCTGCGCAGCTGGATGGATCGTGAGTGGCACCGCCCGGATATTGATGTGCGCAGTTCAGAAATTCATACCATGATCACGCAGGGCAATTTCTCGCGAATTTATACCACCAATTACGATCGCTGGCTGGAAATGGCGCACGAAGCGCATAATGTGCCTTACAGCAAAGTGGCGAACGCGGCTGATTTGGTATCGTTGACGGAAGATAAGCGTCATATCATCAAATTACACGGTGATTTCGACGATGACACCTCGATTGTTTTAGATGAAAGTAGCTACTTTGAACGACTCTATTTTGATTCGCCGCTGGATATTAAGCTGACCCACGATGTAATGGGTAACTCGGTACTGTTTGTCGGTTATAGCATCAGTGATTTTAATATCCGTCTGCTGTTTTATCGGCTGACTAAGATGTGGGGACGAACCGGTCTGGCGTCAGCACGACCTAAATCTTACCTGTTTACCAACCGTAATAACCCGGTGGCAAAAGAGGTTTTAGGGCAGTGGGGGATTGAGATGATCGTCTCTGAAGAGGATGATCCGCGTAAAGCACTCGCGGATTTTTTACAGGAATTGATCGCCTGA
- a CDS encoding amidohydrolase encodes MTQFSQQQLIDWRRELHSWPELSSHEVETTARLRRWLQAAGIRLLDYALETGVVAEIGQGDTVIALRADIDALPIHEATGLPYRSRHSGVMHACGHDVHSAVMLGAALQLKAQEAQLPGRIRILFQPGEENATGARQFIRAGVLQDVQAIFGMHNEPGLPTGTFATRGGAFYANADRFVIRVNGKGAHAAHPEQGVDSIVVASQIIQALQSLTSRSFNTLDSLVLSITRIDGGKTWNVLPGEVEFGGTARTHDLLVRQLLEQRVRRLVESVAVANGATATLSWHAGPPVLDNDAHWATFASQVAQQAGYRVQTADLHLGGEDFAFYLQLIPGAFVSIGSASDFGLHHGGFNPDEALIAPAASYFAQLAQQALQHLNARCRDVILN; translated from the coding sequence ATGACGCAATTTTCACAACAACAGTTGATTGACTGGCGGCGCGAGCTGCATAGCTGGCCGGAACTCTCCAGCCACGAAGTTGAGACCACCGCACGTTTGCGCAGATGGCTACAGGCCGCAGGGATACGTCTGCTGGATTATGCGCTGGAAACCGGCGTGGTGGCAGAAATCGGCCAGGGCGACACCGTGATTGCGCTGCGCGCAGATATCGATGCCTTACCGATTCATGAAGCTACCGGCTTGCCCTATCGCTCGCGTCATAGCGGGGTCATGCATGCCTGCGGCCACGATGTACACAGCGCAGTGATGCTGGGCGCAGCACTGCAACTTAAAGCGCAGGAAGCACAGTTGCCAGGGCGCATTCGCATTCTGTTTCAGCCCGGCGAAGAGAATGCTACCGGCGCACGGCAATTTATCCGGGCAGGGGTGTTGCAGGATGTGCAGGCAATTTTCGGCATGCACAACGAACCGGGATTGCCGACGGGCACCTTTGCCACTCGCGGCGGGGCGTTTTATGCCAATGCTGACCGCTTTGTCATCCGTGTTAACGGTAAAGGGGCGCACGCGGCGCATCCGGAGCAGGGGGTGGATAGCATCGTGGTCGCCAGCCAGATCATTCAGGCGCTGCAATCCCTGACCAGCCGCAGTTTTAATACCCTCGACAGCCTGGTGCTGAGTATTACCCGTATCGACGGCGGCAAAACCTGGAATGTGCTGCCGGGAGAAGTTGAGTTTGGCGGTACTGCCCGCACTCACGATTTGCTGGTCCGGCAACTGCTGGAACAGCGGGTACGGCGTCTGGTGGAAAGCGTGGCCGTGGCGAACGGTGCCACTGCCACACTGAGCTGGCACGCCGGTCCGCCCGTACTGGATAACGACGCGCATTGGGCGACATTTGCCAGCCAGGTGGCGCAGCAGGCCGGATATCGGGTGCAAACTGCCGATTTACATCTCGGGGGTGAGGACTTCGCCTTTTACCTGCAACTGATCCCCGGTGCTTTTGTCAGCATCGGCAGCGCCAGCGATTTTGGTCTGCATCATGGCGGGTTTAATCCGGATGAAGCCTTGATCGCCCCCGCGGCCAGTTATTTTGCGCAACTGGCGCAACAAGCGCTGCAACACCTTAACGCACGATGTCGTGACGTCATCCTGAACTGA
- a CDS encoding MsnO8 family LLM class oxidoreductase, translated as MSYRLSLLDKSPIAEGESATQALHRTLHLAQQAEAWGYHRFWLAEHHNSAQLASPAPELLIAWIIGQTRHIRVGSGGVMLQHYSPYKVAENFNLLASLAPGRIDLGVGKAPGGLPLSTRALQLGVHQDEKGSFAEQLALLDNWLQPAAPHTDEETLNATPQPTRPANRFLLGASEESAKLAAELGWQLVFAAHLNGDRQLLERVLGRYHQLSHGQRALVAVQVVVADSPAEADLLVSNLRFYRVTVKDGQSVNVGSIEQAERYVRQGGYHDYVIEPRTPSLLKGTAAQVHAQLEALHQNFGIDEFVIDSPVVDEHSRLKSLELLATHRLVAA; from the coding sequence ATGTCATACCGACTCAGTTTGCTGGATAAATCGCCGATTGCCGAAGGAGAGAGTGCAACTCAGGCGTTGCACCGCACCCTGCATCTGGCACAACAGGCAGAGGCATGGGGCTATCACCGTTTCTGGCTGGCTGAACACCATAACTCGGCCCAGTTGGCCAGCCCGGCACCGGAATTACTGATTGCCTGGATTATCGGTCAGACACGTCATATCCGCGTTGGCTCGGGTGGCGTGATGTTACAGCATTACAGCCCGTACAAAGTGGCGGAAAACTTCAATCTTTTGGCGTCGCTGGCACCGGGCCGTATCGATCTTGGTGTCGGCAAGGCCCCCGGCGGATTACCGCTCTCCACGCGGGCGCTGCAACTGGGTGTCCATCAGGATGAAAAGGGCAGTTTTGCCGAACAGCTGGCGCTGCTGGATAACTGGTTACAACCCGCAGCGCCACACACTGACGAAGAAACCCTTAACGCGACCCCGCAGCCCACCCGTCCGGCCAATCGTTTTCTGTTGGGGGCCAGTGAAGAGAGCGCAAAGCTGGCCGCAGAACTCGGCTGGCAGCTGGTGTTTGCCGCCCATCTCAATGGTGATCGTCAACTGCTGGAAAGGGTGCTGGGACGTTACCACCAACTCAGTCACGGCCAGCGCGCGCTGGTGGCAGTGCAGGTGGTGGTGGCGGATTCCCCGGCAGAAGCCGATTTGCTGGTCAGCAACCTGCGTTTTTATCGCGTAACGGTGAAAGACGGCCAAAGCGTCAATGTCGGCAGCATTGAGCAGGCCGAACGCTACGTGCGCCAGGGGGGTTACCACGATTATGTGATTGAGCCGCGCACACCTTCTTTGCTGAAAGGTACGGCCGCCCAGGTACATGCGCAGCTTGAGGCACTGCATCAGAACTTTGGCATTGATGAATTTGTGATTGATTCACCCGTTGTGGATGAACATTCACGTCTGAAATCCCTCGAACTGCTGGCAACCCATCGTCTGGTTGCGGCCTGA
- a CDS encoding non-canonical purine NTP pyrophosphatase produces the protein MKIRFLSANEHKLAEVRTILEPVGVEVIPIARRIEEIQTENEVELVRDKLTKAFSIIGRPLFVEHTGLYLDGLNGLPAGLTRIFWHRLEAERFTKLVQGLESQSVTAKTLLGYCDGRKMYMFEGEVRGTIAAQAAGPREFQWDCVFIPEGHTQTFAEMGELKNEVSMRRLALDRFATFLKTSRGLA, from the coding sequence ATGAAAATACGCTTTCTATCTGCAAACGAGCATAAACTGGCCGAGGTGCGTACCATCCTCGAACCGGTGGGCGTGGAGGTGATCCCTATCGCGCGCCGTATTGAAGAGATTCAGACGGAAAATGAGGTCGAGCTGGTGCGCGATAAGCTTACCAAGGCGTTCTCGATTATTGGACGCCCGCTGTTTGTTGAACACACCGGTTTGTATCTCGACGGATTAAACGGCCTGCCTGCCGGGTTGACACGTATTTTCTGGCATAGGCTGGAGGCGGAGCGCTTTACCAAGCTGGTACAGGGACTGGAGAGTCAGAGCGTGACGGCCAAAACCTTGCTCGGCTATTGCGATGGCCGCAAGATGTATATGTTTGAAGGTGAAGTCCGTGGCACCATTGCTGCTCAGGCCGCCGGGCCGCGCGAGTTCCAGTGGGATTGCGTGTTTATCCCCGAAGGACATACGCAAACTTTTGCGGAAATGGGCGAGTTAAAAAATGAGGTTTCCATGCGACGACTGGCACTGGATCGTTTTGCCACTTTTCTGAAAACCTCACGGGGACTGGCATGA
- a CDS encoding ABC transporter substrate-binding protein, whose amino-acid sequence MQKKIALIALLFLTTSTATLAEEVALNGQQVSLEANKTPINTGKNSAAVAQIPAGHHFAVPGSFTVAVAAQNSPPLTVFSDDNKTLLGSEVDIARLVADSLGLKLNIVPTSWEDWPLGVASGKYDAAISNITVTKERKERFDFATYRKDSLGFYVKTSSPIKSLTKAADIAGLRIIVGSGTNQEAILLAWDKENQAKGLKPFTPIYTKDDAAQTLALQSGRADAYFGPNVIGAWKAALTGQTRLVGSVDGGWPKAAHIAVTVKKGSGLAEPISTALNGVMQNGDYLRVLNRWGEGVEHIDHSEVNPAGLGD is encoded by the coding sequence ATGCAGAAGAAGATCGCCCTCATCGCCCTGTTATTTCTCACCACCAGCACGGCTACTCTCGCCGAAGAGGTGGCGTTGAATGGCCAGCAGGTCAGCCTCGAAGCCAACAAAACCCCGATTAACACCGGTAAAAATAGCGCTGCGGTGGCACAGATCCCCGCCGGACATCATTTTGCCGTACCTGGTAGCTTTACCGTGGCCGTGGCAGCGCAGAATTCCCCGCCGCTGACGGTATTCAGCGATGACAATAAAACGTTACTTGGCAGTGAAGTGGATATCGCCCGGCTGGTGGCGGATAGCCTCGGGCTGAAACTGAATATTGTCCCGACCTCGTGGGAGGACTGGCCGCTGGGCGTCGCCTCCGGTAAATACGATGCCGCTATCAGCAATATCACCGTGACCAAAGAACGCAAAGAACGCTTCGATTTTGCCACCTACCGTAAAGACTCCCTCGGGTTTTATGTCAAAACCAGCAGCCCGATTAAATCCCTGACCAAAGCGGCTGATATTGCCGGACTGCGTATCATCGTCGGCTCCGGTACCAATCAGGAAGCGATTTTGCTGGCATGGGATAAAGAGAATCAGGCCAAAGGGCTGAAGCCGTTCACGCCGATCTACACCAAAGATGACGCGGCACAAACTCTGGCGCTGCAATCCGGTCGCGCCGACGCTTACTTTGGCCCCAATGTGATTGGCGCATGGAAAGCCGCGCTGACCGGGCAGACACGTTTAGTGGGAAGTGTTGATGGCGGCTGGCCAAAAGCGGCTCATATCGCGGTGACGGTGAAAAAGGGGAGCGGTCTGGCAGAACCGATCAGCACCGCCCTCAACGGTGTGATGCAGAACGGTGATTACCTCCGGGTGCTGAATCGCTGGGGTGAAGGCGTAGAGCACATCGATCATTCTGAAGTGAACCCGGCCGGTCTCGGCGATTAA
- a CDS encoding amino acid ABC transporter ATP-binding protein, with the protein MSEAIDYRNLHATGAISIIGVSKFFGSHQALDDVSLELAPGSVTVILGPSGSGKSTLLRTINHLERVDEGFIQIDGEYIGYQRRGDKLYELKEHAILRQRINVGYVFQNFNLFPHLTVLENLIEAPVAHRQLSRREAIIRAGELLDIVGLRHKADAWPRHLSGGQQQRIAIARALMLNPRVMLFDEPTSALDPELVGEVLDVIKKLARSGTTLVIVTHEIGFAREVADNVVFMVDGRIVEQGSSHQVLNQPRHERTKRFLARVL; encoded by the coding sequence ATGTCCGAAGCCATTGATTACCGCAATCTGCATGCCACCGGGGCCATCAGCATCATCGGCGTCAGCAAATTTTTCGGCAGCCATCAGGCGCTGGATGATGTGTCGCTGGAACTGGCACCGGGATCGGTGACGGTGATCCTCGGCCCTTCCGGTTCAGGAAAATCGACACTGTTGCGCACCATTAACCACCTGGAACGGGTGGATGAAGGGTTTATCCAGATCGATGGCGAGTACATCGGTTATCAGCGACGGGGTGATAAACTTTACGAACTGAAAGAGCACGCCATTCTGCGCCAGCGCATTAACGTGGGTTACGTGTTCCAGAACTTCAATCTGTTCCCGCATCTGACGGTGCTGGAGAACCTGATTGAAGCACCGGTTGCCCATCGGCAGCTCTCCCGGCGCGAGGCGATTATCCGGGCGGGTGAACTGCTGGATATTGTCGGTTTACGCCATAAAGCCGATGCCTGGCCTCGCCACCTTTCCGGTGGTCAGCAGCAGCGTATCGCCATCGCCCGGGCGCTGATGCTCAATCCGCGTGTGATGTTGTTTGACGAACCGACTTCGGCGCTCGACCCGGAACTGGTAGGGGAAGTGCTGGATGTGATCAAAAAACTGGCACGATCCGGCACTACGCTGGTCATCGTCACTCACGAGATTGGCTTTGCGCGCGAGGTGGCGGATAACGTGGTGTTTATGGTTGATGGCCGTATCGTTGAGCAGGGCAGCAGCCATCAGGTGTTGAATCAGCCGCGTCACGAACGGACAAAACGTTTTCTGGCGCGGGTGTTGTAA
- a CDS encoding LLM class flavin-dependent oxidoreductase has translation MTTRQLRLGTILHGASGNMSAWRHPAAQADASINFDYARHIARKAEQGKLDFLFVADGLFINEKSIPHFLNRFEPLTLLSALAGVTEHLGLVGTVSTSYSEPFTVARQFASLDHLSGGRAGWNVVTSPLEGSAKNFSRQQHPEHALRYRIADEYLQVVKGLWDSWEGDAFVRNKESGQFFDPAKLHTLDHHGDFFQVQGPLNIARTPQGRPIIFQAGASEDGKKLAARHADAIFTHQPTREEAQAFYRDVKTQLVANGRQPEDLHIFQGVSVIVGDDADDVERQYQTTAALVSITDALNYLGRFFDHHDFSQYPLDEPFPDIGDIGQNSFRSTTDEIKRKAREQGHTLRQAALEAATPRPLFHGTPEQVADGLQLWFESAATDGFIIQGGTPDTFERFVDRVVPILQARGLTRREYPGSTLRASFALQDPQNQFAQQ, from the coding sequence ATGACGACCAGACAACTCCGACTGGGTACTATTCTGCACGGCGCATCCGGCAATATGTCCGCCTGGCGCCATCCGGCGGCACAGGCAGACGCCAGCATTAATTTTGACTACGCCAGACATATCGCGCGTAAAGCAGAGCAGGGCAAACTGGATTTTCTGTTTGTTGCCGATGGGCTGTTTATCAATGAAAAGTCGATTCCGCATTTTCTCAATCGTTTCGAACCCCTGACGCTGCTGTCAGCATTGGCTGGCGTGACCGAGCATCTCGGGCTGGTGGGGACCGTTTCCACCTCCTATAGCGAACCCTTCACCGTTGCGCGGCAGTTCGCCAGTCTTGACCATCTGAGCGGTGGGCGCGCGGGCTGGAACGTGGTGACGTCGCCGCTGGAAGGGTCAGCGAAGAACTTTTCGCGCCAGCAACACCCGGAACACGCATTGCGCTATCGCATCGCCGATGAATATTTGCAGGTGGTGAAAGGGTTGTGGGATTCATGGGAAGGCGATGCTTTTGTACGCAACAAAGAGAGCGGTCAATTCTTCGATCCCGCCAAACTGCATACGCTGGATCATCATGGCGATTTTTTCCAGGTACAGGGGCCGCTCAATATCGCACGCACGCCGCAGGGGCGGCCAATTATCTTCCAGGCAGGCGCATCTGAAGATGGTAAAAAGCTGGCGGCCCGCCATGCGGATGCGATTTTCACCCACCAGCCGACACGGGAAGAAGCCCAGGCCTTCTACCGCGATGTGAAAACGCAGCTGGTGGCGAATGGTCGTCAGCCAGAGGATTTGCATATTTTCCAGGGCGTCAGCGTGATTGTGGGTGATGATGCCGACGATGTGGAGCGTCAGTATCAAACCACCGCTGCGCTGGTCTCGATCACCGATGCGCTGAATTATCTCGGGCGCTTCTTTGATCATCACGATTTCTCGCAGTATCCACTGGATGAACCCTTCCCTGACATTGGTGATATCGGCCAGAACAGCTTCCGCAGTACCACCGATGAAATCAAACGCAAAGCACGTGAGCAGGGCCATACGCTGCGTCAGGCTGCGCTTGAGGCGGCTACGCCACGTCCGTTGTTCCACGGTACGCCGGAGCAGGTCGCCGACGGGTTGCAACTGTGGTTCGAAAGTGCAGCCACAGACGGCTTCATTATTCAGGGCGGAACGCCGGATACCTTCGAGCGCTTTGTGGATCGCGTCGTACCGATTTTACAGGCACGAGGTTTGACGCGCCGTGAATATCCAGGCAGCACACTGCGCGCCAGTTTCGCCTTGCAGGATCCGCAAAACCAGTTCGCACAACAATAA
- a CDS encoding GNAT family N-acetyltransferase: protein MSQQFFREVSPEAPELQPILSGLFGEYEARYGDFFRNSKEVELTEWYLPPRGLFIVLERDGEIIAMGAYKPYDDNTAELKRIWTRGDLRRQGLALLILQELERRALRAGYQRVYLTTGFRQPEAVQLYIGHGYQPQFELRDDMEIYGQPPHDGRLRFLKVIDVHSVAKAS from the coding sequence ATGAGCCAGCAATTTTTCCGTGAAGTCTCGCCGGAAGCGCCGGAATTACAACCTATCCTCAGCGGATTGTTTGGTGAATATGAGGCGCGTTACGGTGATTTTTTCCGCAACAGCAAAGAAGTGGAGCTGACCGAATGGTACTTACCGCCGCGCGGGTTGTTTATCGTGCTGGAACGGGATGGCGAAATCATCGCGATGGGGGCCTACAAACCCTATGACGACAACACCGCCGAGCTGAAACGTATCTGGACGCGTGGGGATCTGCGTCGCCAGGGGCTGGCGTTGCTGATTTTGCAGGAACTGGAACGGCGTGCGCTGCGCGCCGGTTATCAGCGTGTCTACCTCACCACCGGATTTCGTCAGCCGGAGGCGGTGCAGTTGTATATCGGTCATGGTTACCAGCCGCAATTTGAACTGCGTGATGATATGGAGATCTATGGCCAGCCACCGCATGACGGGCGATTGCGTTTTCTCAAAGTGATTGATGTGCATAGCGTGGCCAAAGCCAGCTAA